From one Branchiostoma floridae strain S238N-H82 chromosome 3, Bfl_VNyyK, whole genome shotgun sequence genomic stretch:
- the LOC118411472 gene encoding uncharacterized protein LOC118411472 translates to MAEAGSDNRFETGTLTENVVSGNISKVLSHYLQSPERQGSYVMGYVDGKAQLDAFLEDFDRAGCTGFPLRSSTSRAKYESRPKPGASTGGRLPRYAGEERIVWSSNSGKVPIPDTDTPFIMSGTRHHHCMFISDRKNPLLNKRSGRATFGRSVCKAEIHVREIRVFLDYAATDYGPSPSSNQKAALRKRCVNRLTSDLRCGKASPPVLRYHIRVPLPEAHSDHPLGEAAGSVQKVHPALISKIGQLVQAGISDFRDVQQYLKACTEELLENAIVRPYPTDRRYHPLMKDIQNHVWRFKFKLKEDQARIIDLEEHDYLGSMDDFPMADPRDSVTLSSMSTQPLVGGGLHPSLGYDDEMEDISDEEPCSRSNVASSFLQQHTIQTGNPVAIDCVLGDGSTIPYMLTPVEMVSVGSETEISTAGVQRQLGTTPMLNNSFLDDDVEYWQKAAMAEIERLQALTSLCTNAARLKEVSERVNQMWLSLKKEVLPND, encoded by the exons ATGGCGGAGGCGGGATCAGACAACCGTTTTGAAACGGGAACTCTGACAGAAAACGTCGTATCTGGCAACATTTCAAAGGTTCTATCTCACTATCTACAGTCCCCTGAACGGCAAGGCTCGTACGTGATGGGTTATGTTGACGGGAAGGCGCAGCTAGACGCCTTTTTGGAGGATTTTGACCGAGCTGGGTGTACCGGTTTTCCTCTCAGGTCGTCCACATCGCGAGCCAAGTACGAGTCCAGACCCAAACCTGGTGCCAGCACGGGAGGAAGGTTGCCGCGTTATGCAGGGGAAG AACGTATCGTGTGGTCGTCCAACTCTGGGAAGGTTCCCATCCCCGACACAGACACGCCTTTCATCATGTCAGGAACCAGGCATCACCACTGTATGTTCATCAGTGATAGGAAAAATCCGCTG TTGAACAAAAGGAGTGGAAGGGCCACTTTTGGAAGATCTGTGTGCAAAGCGGAGATTCATGTTCGAGAGATCCGCGTTTTCCTTGACTACGCTGCTACGGATTACGGCCCCTCGCCATCATCCAATCAGAAGGCAGCCTTACGTAAAAGGTGCGTGAATCGTCTGACATCTGATTTGAGATGCGGAAAAGCTTCGCCTCCTGTTTTAAGGTATCACATCAGAGTTCCGCTACCGGAGGCCCACTCGGACCACCCTCTCGGAGAGGCAGCAGGGAGCGTCCAAAAAGTCCATCCCGCACTCATCTCGAAAATCGGGCAGCTGGTTCAAGCGGGTATCAGCGACTTCCGCGATGTACAACAGTACCTGAAAGCTTGCACGGAAGAGCTGTTGGAAAATGCCATCGTACGACCATACCCCACCGACCGCAGGTATCACCCGCTCATGAAAGATATTCAGAACCACGTTTGGAGGTTCAAGTTCAAACTAAAAGAAGATCAGGCTAGAATCATCGACCTAGAAGAGCACGACTACCTTGGGTCTATGGACGATTTTCCAATGGCCGACCCGAGAGATTCCGTAACACTAAGTAGTATGTCTACACAACCTCTTGTTGGAGGTGGACTTCATCCTAGCCTGGGGTATGATGATGAAATGGAGGACATAAGTGACGAAGAACCCTGCTCTAGGTCTAACGTAGCCTCCAGTTTCTTACAGCAGCACACGATCCAGACTGGAAACCCTGTGGCAATAGATTGTGTGTTGGGTGACGGCTCCACCATCCCATACATGCTGACTCCAGTGGAGATGGTATCGGTAGGCAGTGAGACAGAGATTAGCACCGCTGGTGTGCAGAGACAACTTGGTACCACACCAATGCTCAATAACTCCTTTCTAGATGATGATGTTGAATACTGGCAGAAAGCAGCTATGGCAGAGATAGAGAGATTACAAGCTCTGACGTCCCTCTGCACAAATGCTGCAAGATTAAAGGAGGTTTCAGAAAGAGTTAATCAGATGTGGTTGTCTCTCAAGAAGGAGGTTCTTCCAAACGATTGA